One Alnus glutinosa chromosome 3, dhAlnGlut1.1, whole genome shotgun sequence genomic region harbors:
- the LOC133862759 gene encoding protein DETOXIFICATION 34 produces the protein MREPKLYMNGDINQFFTRTKGALKTANIGEKQENEVLKAEERSSSSSAGSSPRQARGSRSASPLIDGIIVSDTSELYHAPTKLIETNVGDYPPIRNFEDLKYVCYSETTKLWVIAGPIAFNIWCNYGINSFTNIFVGHIGNVELSAVAISLSVIANFSFGFLLGMGSALETLCGQAFGAGQVDMLGVYMQRSWIILFVTCFCILPLYVFATPILKLLGQEDDIAELAGKFSIQIIPQMFSLALNFPTQKFLQAQSNVGILAWLGFVAFIVHIGILYLFIEVFGWGTAGAAAAIDISAWGIALSQVVYVVGWCKDGWKGLSWLAFKDIWPFVRLSIASAVMLCLEIWYFMTIIVLTGHLDNPIIAVGSLSICMNLNGWEGMLFIGVNAAISVRVSNELGSGHPRAAKYSVIVTTVQSLLIGIFFATIILVTRDHFAIVFTDSKDMQRAVSRLAFLLGITMVLNSVQPVISGVAVGGGWQALVAYINLFCYYIVGLPFGFLLGYKTKLRVEGIWIGMIFGTFLQTLILLFITYKTNWNKEVEQASIRMQKWTGQDEGFDKI, from the exons ATGAGAGAACCAAAACTTTATATGAATGGGGACATAAACCAATTTTTCACAAG GACAAAGGGTGCATTAAAAACTGCAAATATAggggaaaaacaagaaaatgaggTACTCAAAGCAGAGGAAAGGAGTAGTTCATCCTCTGCTGGATCATCACCTAGGCAAGCACGAGGGTCACGGAGTGCATCGCCATTGATAGATGGTATCATAGTCTCGGACACCTCGGAGCTCTACCATGCTCCTACAAAGCTGATTGAGACCAATGTTGGAGATTATCCTCCTATAAGAAACTTTGAAGACTTAAAGTATGTATGTTATTCAGAGACCACAAAGCTATGGGTAATTGCAGGCCCTATAGCGTTTAACATTTGGTGCAATTATGGGATCAATTCGTTTACGAATATCTTTGTTGGGCACATTGGAAATGTGGAGCTCTCTGCCGTTGCCATTTCCCTGTCTGTCATTGCAAACTTCTCTTTTGGCTTCTTG CTTGGTATGGGAAGCGCATTGGAGACATTATGTGGTCAGGCATTTGGTGCTGGGCAAGTGGACATGCTAGGCGTGTATATGCAGCGTTCTTGGATAATTCTATTTGTCACCTGCTTCTGTATATTGCCCCTTTACGTATTCGCCACGCCAATCCTAAAGCTCCTTGGACAAGAAGATGACATAGCAGAACTTGCTGGAAAGTTCTCTATACAGATTATCCCTCAAATGTTTTCACTTGCTTTAAACTTTCCTACGCAAAAGTTTTTGCAGGCGCAGAGCAATGTTGGAATTCTGGCATGGCTTGGTTTTGTGGCTTTTATTGTACACATTGGCATCCTATATCTCTTCATTGAAGTGTTTGGTTGGGGTACTGCTGGTGCTGCTGCAGCCATTGACATCTCGGCGTGGGGCATTGCTTTGAGTCAGGTGGTTTATGTTGTTGGTTGGTGCAAGGATGGGTGGAAGGGATTGTCATGGTTAGCCTTCAAGGACATTTGGCCCTTTGTGAGACTCTCCATTGCTTCAGCTGTGATGCTTTGCTTAGAGATTTGGTATTTCATGACGATAATTGTTCTCACTGGACACCTTGATAATCCTATTATTGCAGTTGGTTCCCTTTCAATCTG CATGAATTTGAATGGGTGGGAAGGCATGTTGTTTATTGGCGTAAATGCGGCTATCAG TGTTAGGGTTTCCAATGAGCTTGGATCTGGACACCCCAGAGCAGCAAAATACTCTGTCATTGTCACAACCGTTCAGTCTCTCCTCATTGGGATTTTCTTCGCAACCATAATCTTGGTTACTAGAGACCATTTTGCTATCGTCTTTACTGACAGCAAAGACATGCAGCGTGCTGTTTCTCGATTAGCATTCCTTCTTGGCATAACCATGGTACTTAATAGTGTGCAGCCAGTTATATCAG GTGTTGCTGTTGGAGGAGGCTGGCAGGCTTTAGTGGCTTATATAAACTTGTTTTGTTACTACATTGTAGGGCTCCCTTTTGGCTTTCTTCTCGGCTACAAAACTAAATTAAGGGTGGAG GGAATCTGGATTGGCATGATATTTGGGACATTCTTGCAGACATTGATCCTCTTGTTTATCACTTATAAAACCAACTGGAACAAGGAG GTAGAACAAGCATCGATACGGATGCAGAAGTGGACCGGACAAGATGAAggatttgataaaatttaa
- the LOC133864379 gene encoding G-type lectin S-receptor-like serine/threonine-protein kinase SD2-2 produces the protein MAPPPNILTLAALFLSLLTLTSAAGSAPNGTVLVRGNSTILSENGTFRLGFFSTNNDLNCYLGIWFASVPTKTFVWVANRENPTRNLGTSSFELTGSGRLAVKESENRTVWQSTSGEFSTDARFLDNGNLVLLTREGTVAWQSFDHPTDTWLPGMNLTRDLFLTSWRSLFDPSPGLYSLRLNPLDYGEFELVYNATNTYWSTGKWTGEAFSNVPQMTVPYIYHFRFEDPFTPTASFGFTLRPLDPGSAPPLSRFKMDYTGQLQQFTWSPQTESWNRFWSQPESMCRVYRLCGSFGVCDSTGPRPCECLPLPGFQPVNDVAWESEDYSGGCRRESTCDGNDRFEKVGAVSFDGAVARSFSIGDRKGCERACLDDCACFGLYYDERSRLCKNLNGSLLNLRNLSGSVGGGEEDILHVRVARGGGGRKGLSLVGLVVGGVGSVLVLGIIGPTVLVLIMRKRKKRKNGVDEDGGFPVLNLKVFSYKELHLATRGFSEKIGHGGFGTVFQGELLGSSTRVAVKRLERPGGGEREFRAEVCTIGNIQHLNLVRLRGFCSENSHRLLVYDYMPNGPLSAYLRREGPNLNWDVRIRVAVGTAKGIAYLHEECRDCIIHCDIKPENVLLDGDFTAKVSDFGLAKLMGRDFSRVLATMRGTWGYVAPEWISGVEITTKADVYSYGMTLLELMGGRRNVEAPPSGREGGGAGGAGGEKWFFPPWAAQQIVEGNVGAVVDSRLGGAYDIEEAKRVGLVAVWCIQDDEAMRPRMGMVVKMLEGVVEVTVPPVPKLLQALVSGESFCGVRADSGNGVSTGFYGDNVAAVSSGVSESSLGAVSSPVNENMNMPRTN, from the coding sequence CGAAAACGGAACGTTCCGCCTCGGCTTCTTCAGCACCAACAACGACCTCAACTGCTACTTGGGCATCTGGTTCGCTTCCGTCCCAACCAAGACCTTCGTCTGGGTCGCCAATCGCGAGAACCCGACCAGAAACCTCGGAACCTCGTCGTTTGAGCTCACCGGGTCGGGTCGGTTGGCGGTGAAGGAATCCGAGAACCGAACGGTCTGGCAGAGCACGAGCGGCGAGTTCTCGACGGACGCGAGGTTTCTGGACAATGGGAATCTGGTTCTGCTCACCCGCGAGGGCACGGTCGCCTGGCAAAGCTTCGATCATCCGACGGACACGTGGCTGCCGGGCATGAACCTCACGAGGGACCTGTTCCTGACCTCCTGGCGGAGCTTATTCGACCCATCGCCGGGCTTGTATTCTCTGCGGCTAAATCCACTGGACTACGGTGAGTTCGAGCTCGTCTATAACGCCACGAACACTTACTGGAGCACCGGGAAGTGGACCGGCGAGGCATTCTCTAACGTCCCACAGATGACCGTACCGTACATTTATCACTTCCGGTTCGAGGACCCGTTCACTCCGACGGCGTCGTTTGGGTTCACATTGAGGCCGTTGGACCCCGGGTCGGCCCCGCCGCTGTCCCGGTTCAAGATGGACTACACGGGCCAATTGCAGCAGTTCACGTGGTCGCCGCAGACCGAGAGCTGGAACAGGTTCTGGTCGCAGCCGGAGAGCATGTGCCGCGTGTACCGCCTGTGCGGGAGCTTCGGTGTCTGCGACAGCACGGGACCGAGGCCCTGCGAGTGCCTCCCTCTCCCAGGGTTCCAGCCCGTGAACGACGTCGCATGGGAGTCCGAGGACTACTCCGGCGGGTGTCGCCGTGAGAGTACGTGCGATGGGAATGACAGGTTTGAGAAGGTCGGTGCGGTGTCTTTTGACGGGGCCGTGGCGCGGTCGTTTTCGATAGGTGATCGGAAGGGCTGCGAGAGGGCGTGTTTGGACGATTGCGCTTGCTTTGGGTTGTACTACGACGAGAGGAGTAGGCTGTGCAAGAATTTGAACGGATCGCTCTTGAATCTCCGGAATTTGAGTGGTAGTGTAGGTGGTGGAGAAGAAGATATATTGCACGTGAGAGTGgcaagaggaggaggagggagaAAAGGATTGAGTCTTGTGGGTTTGGTTGTTGGCGGTGTTGGGTCGGTTTTGGTATTGGGAATTATAGGCCCAACGGTGTTGGTTTTGAttatgaggaaaagaaagaagaggaagaatggGGTAGATGAAGATGGTGGTTTTCCGGTCTTGAATCTCAAGGTTTTTTCTTACAAAGAGCTCCATTTAGCGACTCGGGGTTTCTCGGAGAAGATCGGGCACGGTGGGTTTGGGACGGTGTTTCAGGGAGAGTTGCTGGGTTCCTCCACTCGCGTAGCAGTGAAACGCCTGGAGAGGCCAGgcggaggagagagagagttccGGGCGGAGGTGTGCACCATTGGGAACATTCAGCATCTCAATCTCGTCAGACTCAGAGGCTTCTGCTCCGAAAACTCTCATAGACTCTTGGTTTACGATTACATGCCTAATGGTCCCTTGAGTGCGTATCTCCGCCGAGAGGGGCCTAATTTGAACTGGGATGTCAGGATTCGGGTGGCAGTTGGTACCGCCAAAGGAATTGCATATTTACACGAGGAATGCAGAGATTGTATCATTCACTGCGATATTAAGCCCGAAAATGTATTGCTTGATGGTGATTTTACGGCCAAGGTGTCCGATTTCGGCCTCGCTAAGCTGATGGGCAGAGACTTCAGCAGGGTATTAGCCACGATGAGGGGTACATGGGGCTATGTTGCTCCAGAGTGGATCTCCGGGGTCGAAATTACCACCAAAGCTGATGTTTATAGCTACGGAATGACTTTGTTGGAATTGATGGGCGGCCGTAGGAACGTAGAGGCGCCGCCATCAGGCAGAGAGGGTGGTGGAGCAGGGGGTGCAGGGGGGGAGAAGTGGTTCTTTCCTCCCTGGGCGGCGCAGCAGATTGTCGAGGGCAATGTCGGGGCAGTAGTTGATAGTAGGCTCGGCGGCGCTTACGATATTGAGGAGGCTAAGCGTGTCGGGTTGGTGGCGGTGTGGTGCATACAGGATGACGAGGCAATGAGGCCAAGGATGGGGATGGTAGTGAAAATGTTGGAGGGTGTGGTGGAAGTGACCGTTCCTCCGGTGCCCAAATTGTTACAAGCACTTGTTTCGGGGGAGTCTTTTTGCGGCGTTAGGGCCGATTCTGGCAATGGGGTGTCCACCGGCTTTTATGGTGACAATGTGGCAGCTGTGTCAAGTGGTGTTTCAGAATCATCTCTTGGAGCTGTCTCTTCCCCAGTGAATGAGAATATGAATATGCCTAGAACTAATTAA